One Rhodoferax sp. GW822-FHT02A01 genomic window, CTCAGACTTGAAATAGCCCAAACTCTCAGCCAGTTTGGCCGGAAGGTAAATCTGCTTTTCGTAGCCACCCACCATGATGGCAACCTTTTCGGCTGCAAGTACCCTCAAAGGACTTAGTGTGAGCGCACCAAGTAGCATCGCACGGCGGGTTGTCTCGGGTTGAATGCTGAAGTTCATGTCATCTTTGTATTGTGTCTGCCAACGTCCCTTCGGATTATGCAAACCAAGTTCAAAAAATGATATGTGGATTGCCACAATCGGTGTCAAGCCACTGTCAACGAACTGCTGGCATTGCCGAAACGGGTACTTCCTGACACGATCTCATTGCGCTGGCTTCGAAAAGATGTTCGCCAGACTGCCATCCGGATCACGTAGCAGCAACGACAGGTTGCCCCAAGGCATACGCGTCGTTGGCATGACAATTTCCGCGCCGGCGGCGGCCATGCGGTCAGAAACGGCGTCCACGTCCTCGACCTGAAACTCCAGGATTGCAGATCGATTGGAAGCCGCAATGGCAGCCCCGGCGTTGAAGGTTCGAATCAGCTGCTCGGAGGAAATGGCCAGCACCACCCCTTCAAACCGTATTTCGGCAAACCCGTCGGCAAGACGCGTGGGTTCTATTCCAGACAGGTTTTGGTAGAACGTTACGAGGCGCTCGAACGCATGGGTGACAAGACGGACAGATGCAAACTTCATATTGGGCTCCAAGTTGAAAGAGCCTTGCAGCTTAGTCTCAGCTACTGTCAATTTCTGGCAGTATTGTCTGACCATTCATGGTTTGCGAGCGACGCCACGCCTTCAGCAGCTCCTGCCTGCTTTTGGGATAACGCACGCCGAGCAGCGCAACCTCGGTGATCCGGTCTGCGCGAAAGTTGCGAAATCCGTTGCGCAGTTCACACCAGCACATCAACACGCGCGCCTGGTCGAAATAGACAAGCGCAAAAGGCCAGACGGTGCGCTGCGTATTTGTTCCCGCCCCATCACTGTAGGCAATTTGAAGTTTGCTTTGTTGACGGATGGCCGCGCGCAAGAGGTCCGGG contains:
- a CDS encoding VOC family protein, with translation MKFASVRLVTHAFERLVTFYQNLSGIEPTRLADGFAEIRFEGVVLAISSEQLIRTFNAGAAIAASNRSAILEFQVEDVDAVSDRMAAAGAEIVMPTTRMPWGNLSLLLRDPDGSLANIFSKPAQ